One Lytechinus pictus isolate F3 Inbred chromosome 11, Lp3.0, whole genome shotgun sequence genomic window, AAACCGTGACTTAGGCTATATAGACCCCCTTTTTAATGACATGTTGATGCAGGTCCGTGTCGACATGAAAACAACTCGCTCTCAGAGTGTTTACAacgtgtacacgtgtacacgACCGAAAAACACGCCGTGTACACGTGCATCAAAAATGGACTTTCAAAACGGGCCtaagttatactagtactagtactagtttttataatcgcgatatatcgattcgagacattaagttaataacgataatgacgtcattcaagatggcaacttgctagaaaaaccgtcaggtcaggtgaaaatgtcttagatgacagatttctcaatcatccagaggatttttttcaataactccggcccaaggtatgcaattacttaagttatttatatttccctgataatggaaaccatgaaactttcaattttgcttaaaaaacagttttaaatcgcgatctataaaacgctagttcactatatgttggctgtaggtacggggccccatccccttcagtctatgtatggtgagtggagccaacgtagttcagcggaacaaccaaaatacagagactgaagcttttggtctactccaccccagcttccctcactgcactgcacagcggagatcgataataGACGCCCCGGTtcgaccggtggaatcgcatgaaatattacattttttccatatcctgtgggtagatttacaaagacatctcgtcctttcagtgcagagttaatttcatcgacttgcaaatccttaaatcggtcaatattcagcattttagagtcATATTCagcgctctttgatatttcgtcgtcactcctcgccaagaatccaagggtcgccatttaagatgagctcatgaatatttaatatgaggtcatagcagctcgcgctctcattggatgattttcatcgaccagtttttggtcggtgaattggtaaaaacaataaaaaacaaaagaaagtcggtgaaattcgggtcagatgtcaagaggccctgtatcgcggcgctctgcttcgctctctcacttgctttgccatgttcgctcggaaagcagccgacagggcctcgacaagaggctatatTAAACCCGGCCCAGGGAGTTCCGGCACGCGAAACGGGCCGGAGCGTGggcctagccaggcggcttctagagagtaaaaatcatttactaacgtaaggtcactctcatgaaGCCAGGCTTTCTATCCCATACTAGACCCACACAatggaagccaaaacctgaaactttcacccccgagatttctactttccttctaaaagatctagctctaaatcatgtacatgggataaaacttcatttccgacatttctacgctctcgttatttttaaaacaagaattcatcaaaaaaatgaaaaaatattgtgaaaagacggaagagacttgcccgatgtttacgccgccatcttgtttcttattgtacttccccaacgttacgctaCGCTCGCGTCCATTTAGATCCTTTggtgacttctccttgaagtttcctttaaaaaaatgtattttttcttgatcTTCAGTGAAGATTCACGGAGATGCCCTTCGATCagcgcgcgatttatattcatatcaacatgatcaaagacacgacaagggaaagactaggcacctaaactattttacacgcaaatcgacgcaAGGCATTATGCGAAGTCCGTGAAGactgtccaatcttttcattgtatagactttggttTACCGTATTATTCCCTTTTCGTTAAAGCTTGTACAGGTACTGCTGCAgtgctggtttcgttccaggtacgtatattttttctattttttttttattagtcatcgttttaaattatttgcaaaaagtgttatcatcgccattaataatcttgaaatatgtttttgaaggtattttatttattgatacccataattagtcaagtaatcataagaattgcgcattcaaagaatttagacacagttataaaattaccgaagagctgaatcaaggttgagaaatttattagcgcaaccaacgggcttccttgtatttctgtagaagagacatgcgaagtcactttccaggccgaggtaagcgaatttgctcttttttgtacgaattttatttccaaattaaattttaaattatgagtgtattgctacttaccggaaagagccctggtgagtagcgagaaggagtttccgcaaatattacttctgcaatgaagcgatgtttgccgactTCTTAGAAATCCAGGGCCAAACACGGTtcggtgtacgaggttagtatagcatactcgtactagtgtgagtgggtAGAAATTGCTGCAGACCTCTGCGCATGCACAATTCGCCTTCGCCATTTTTGATTCGGCAGAGAATTTAATAGTACGTGTGATGAATCAAGAACCAGCTTCAAATCACTGATTATTTTGAGACGTTTTAAAGAAAGGGCAAGGATTCCtcaagcgatgttcgtgcaggctccactccacttcactcccgctacactacgctctacCTCGAGCCCCGAAACTCGCTCTGATACTCTGAGTGGCAAAGGtggaaaaaatgcatatttattgtaaaaatcctACATCGAAACTAGCTTAACAAGAATAAgaagcttaatttcttactttttATCCTAATTTTACTCCatatccatcctccggttaacagcctcaaaattggtgatttagagccattaaggtcatttatggtcattgaactttggacATTTTGGAGGtcattagattgctgtcataattttcaaagtttataaaatgtggatatagcaGGGGTAATAAAgtttcactgacaagtctttGTTCGCATGATCaagatcaaatgtcatttattgtcaatgaacgtagtattgtatcatataaatggtgttttttgtgaataattgtattatagtagttttcaaagtcagcactgctgcaaTATTGAATCGCtggatgcaggtgagactgccagaggtgctccacttgtttttgtttgttatggAAATGTGGAAAAATACTTTGGAATTTTTATCTGGGTTAATCCACATCAAATCAATCACTGCCCATCACCCAACCCCTTTGATTTTCATTGAATTCACACAGTCTATTTACATGCCTGCCGGAAAATCCTGACATTTTTTTTGCCTATCCATTGCTAAGATACATTTCCTATCAAAGTCACTGACAGACTGAAGTTAACATTGCTTTCTTGAACCGGGTGTTCTTTGTACAAAACCCATGGGAATGACAGAATTCGGTAGTCAAGTTAACTGTGCCTATTTTTTTCTACATCCAGGAAATTAGCAGGGCGCACGCTGTTCATCACAGGTGCAAGCAGAGGCATTGGGAAGGCCATTGCACTGAAAGCTGCTAGAGATGGAGCCAATGTCGTCATCGCTGCTAAGACTGCTGAACCTCATCCAAAGCTCCCAGGAACCATCTACACAGCAGCAGAAGAAGGTACGTGTGGTCTGGCTTGCAGAAAAATTGGAAAGAGTTCCCTTTGCGATAGccaccctaacctaaccctaacgtTAAACCTATAACCCTAATATGTACgcctatatttttttcagtttgggTGGCTGTCGCATAAGGAACTCATCCCCCAAAATCTTTGTTGATGCTGTGCATACAATACAGTGTGTCCTCCAAAAATATGTGCATAATTAATAATAAACTGGTACTTAAAGAGCTTAATCAATTGAAACTACAGTACTCTATACCCTTTACATAGAGCTTGTTTATATTACTATGCTAcaacaaaaattaatatttctttacatttcatttccATTGAGGTACAAGACTGTAGATCATGTGCTGGCAGTGtgtctaaaataaaaaaaaggaaaccggtTATGAATAGTTCATGTGTATGTGTAATTAACTTTTTACAGACTTGTATTATCATAAAAAAGCCTTAAAAAcagacatactgaagcttttcgacatgcactaATCTGAGTAAAATCACTGGAAGGACTAGAGTGCTACAGCGAAACAAAGTTAGTACTGCGACGGATGTAGTAGTTTGGGCATTGCTAACCACTTGCTGAGCCACCAAGAATGTACGGAACAATACTGTTTATCTTGGTTTAAGGTGCTTAGCCAAGCAAAGAGTTTCATTCTTGGGCATGCACGAGGCAGCATATATTCAGCTAACAGACCCGATTCTGTTTTGCCAGAGGGAGGTCATGAGAACCCTTGCGTTATTTTAGTTGCTTACTTCAATTTACGGCTGGTACTAAGCCTAACTTATTTGCCTTGACAGCCAATCATGGCTCGCCATTTAGCGTCCATTGTCTCTTTCAATTTCTATtagtagacgggtcaatatacgaccaaaaatacccttacccggaacaaattgcaacaaatgttttttcaatggttttttgtaatatttgacctcaggaataacatactaaaaatctaccaaaatccgcatccgggaaagtagttatttttaagatggcgtccaagatggccgccattcactgaaaatggatacaactgactcATTATCCACTCTTGAATCctatttcggttcatattcAATGGTCTAGGGGGTAAAAATTGTTGATACAGGCTAGAgtgaattataagccctccagtgtacctagcaaatccaagatggcgcccaaaatggctgccgtaggctgaaaatccacaattcatctaaatggctttaatttggtttttattcaatgCTTTTAAcggtgaagtagtacattggaacaagttacaaggacagccagtggtctggtgtgtccaaaaatccaagatggtgtcCTAAactccaagatggcttccaaaaatggagtttaaaatggctgttgataattaaaagggacatttttcatttcatatctgcctgggacataatgattttggtgtcaagACCATGTTTTCAAtagtcaaataagacattgggacaagttacaaggacagtcattGGTCCAATATGTTAAacaatccaagatggcttccaaaaatggagtctaaaattgctgttgctacttaaaagaAACCCGACATAGTTAGCTCAATATCCAGAAATATGTTTTctgtgtctataccatggttaaataggtcaaataataaattgggataaATTACAAGgaaagccagtggtctggtatgtgcaaaatCCGCGATGGATTCCAAAAATagattctgaaatggctgctaatacttaaagtggacatagctcattccaTTTTGGCCTGGGAGaagtgattttgatgtctaaaccactggtttcaagggtcaaataatatattaggataagttacaaggacagtgcAGTGATCTGATATGTcaaaaaatcgaagatggcttccaaaaaaatGATCTTAAAAATAGACTGCTGATAcctaaagcggacatagctcatttcatatcggtCTGGGACAGTGgtgtaccgtgggtcacggcattggggggcacttagtgagcgcgcttcagttgccaggtatactgacttaaactgacctaat contains:
- the LOC129272005 gene encoding hydroxysteroid dehydrogenase-like protein 2, yielding MINTGKLAGRTLFITGASRGIGKAIALKAARDGANVVIAAKTAEPHPKLPGTIYTAAEEVEKAGGKCLPCIVDIREESQVASAVEEAVKKFGGIDILVNNASAISLTD